The DNA region tcccttggtggcagtgaaagggttaaaaaaaagtgaaaaaaagggtTAACTGAAAGCAAATGAATGACACCCAGTAAGTGGATCTCGGATTTCTCCTGGAACTTCCTGATTGACAGATGACATCACTGGAGGTGTGACTGACTGATGATGTGGATGTAGTGGGGCGAGCTGCTGTGCAAAGCTGCTGTGCCGCACAAGCCTGCCAGGCTCCTCAGCACCGAGTCCACCCAATGCAATGGGGATGGCTGTGACACAGATCCAAAGTACAAGGCGGTGAGAAAAGTGCACTTTAAGGAGGAGAAGAGATCATAGTCACTGGCGGGGACGGCTTCCAGAAGGGTGTAGAAAAGCTCCACTGGGTAGGGAGTTACAATGAGCtgaaggaagaagaagaagaagtatcCCAGCATGGAAATCACATAAACCACGAGGAATAAGGAAGCTGTCAGCTCTCAGTATCTTGAGGTTCCCGGTGAATTAATCTCATGGAAATTTTCAGTTTGGGTAAGGATATAACGCACACCCGGAGCATGGAAATGCACACACCGACTCCTAACAAGTGTCAGGACTTGCATGCTGATGGGACGCCCATGAACTCATTCACATTCTCTCTGCTTTTCTAAAACTTCCTTTTCGGGACCTGAAGGCATTCTGGAAAGAGACGACGATCCAAGGGCAGCCTCGTTCCAGACGTCTCCTTCCACAAAGAGGAATACAAAATTTACAGGCATGAGATACGCTGGAAACCGGTCATTGAGTGGGCTCTTTTCAGGACTGAAAAAATCAAGCCACAGCCTGGGCAAGTGAGCCAGCATGAGAGGAGAAAGTTTGTTGTCTTTCGAGCAACTGCGAGGATGGAGACCTTGTCGGAGAGGGCGCTGGAGGACCCTTAAGTCACAGCTCCTTGCCGTCAGCTTGACCTGCACCTTACTGTTAGTATATGCTTGCACCCAAGATTTCCTCTACAACCATACTCACTTCTCAATACTATGGGGGAATCCTACACAACCAAAACAAGTCACATTACTCATCTGGTATGAGCCATTTGGCAAGAGAAGACGACTTGGAGATTGCCACATACTCTTCAACATCACTGGGTGCCAACTGACCACTAACAGGAGTCTTTCCCAGGATGCTGATGCCGTGTTATTTCATCATAGGGACATTGGAGAATATGGTGACTTTCCAATTACCAAGCGTCCAGCAAACCAAAAGTGGATCTGGATGAACTTTGAGTCACCTTCTCATTCACCCTGGTTGACCACCTTAGGTGGTGTATTCAACTGGACCATGTCCTACAGAGTGGACTCTGATATTTTTGTGCCATATGGTTACTTTTTTTCCAGGAAACGTGCCAAAATATTTCTCCCACGAAAAAGAAAATTAGTGGCGTGGGTGATTAGCAACTGGAATGAGGACCACGAGCGAGTTCAGTATTACAACCAGCTTAGGGAATACATTGATATTGACATTTACGGGAGGTACGGGATGGATTTGAAGAATGATAATATTGTGAAGACAGTGACGGAATACAAGTTTTATCTGGCTTTCGAGAATTCACTACACACGGATTATATCACCGAGAAATTATGGAGAAACGCGTTTAAATCTAACGCCGTCCCTATAGTCATGGGTCCAAGTCGATATAACTATGAGATGTTTATTCCCCGGAACTCCTTCATTCATGTAGATGACTTCTCTAGTCCCAAAAAGTTGGCCATGTACTTGAGGTTTCTCGATAAAAACACTCACATGTACAGGAGATATTTCACGTGGAAGAAGAGGTACGACGTCCACGTCACTTCTTTTTGGGATGAACATTACTGCACGGCTTGCGAAACCGTGAAAGCATCCGGGGATCAGTATCGCACCATCTCTGATCTTGCAGGATGGTTCGAAAGCTGAAGAAAGACTTCTCGTTCTAAGTTCTTATCAAACTTTGAGCCCCCATCAGACAGCAAGCATCATGCCGGATTTACAGCCGGAGACTCCAAAATGGGAAAACGCCCACATTTCAGAAAATGTCACACTACGAAACATTCAGGACATGTAGTCCGGTCCTAATGTTGTGCACCTAAGCCTAGGTCCTGAAATCTACTGTTCTTAACAAGGATAATAATTTTCTATTACGGTAATTATTTCAGTTTTCagagttttctttattttttgtattttattttagtgcaaaaacactaaaaaaggaaacaaaatcgaagaaaaatctgaaaaaaagtaTAAAATCACAGTAGATAAACAAATTTATTTGAAATAGcaaaaaagcttttttttattttgtttttgctatttcaaataacttttcttacctattctgattttttatttttattacattttaaatAACCATATCTTCCTTTTTACATGGTTGATATttataaatgatataaatgtggaTTTGTTTTTACTTAAATTATTTGAAAGCAGGAACTGTAagaatttttttaaagaaatatgtCTATTTATGTCGATATTACTTGAAGTCTGTACGAGGATATAGTTTACTGGATGGTTCTCCCTGACTGGGCGTGCGGTGGTTTATAAAGGTAAATTATTGAACAGAAGCACAAGACACTGGAGGACAATAATTGTCTTTTGTGATATATTTTGTCATggaaaaataaacacatttttgtGGAATAACTTGGAAGTTACATGTTTggcgtagaaaaatatttagaattgagagtcctcagtgtttgGCGTAGGATTAATTTAGCTACCTAGGTTGTGTAgatgcagatgtagcagtgctggaccaGCTCCTACATTATCTGTATCACtgtggagatagatagatagatagatagatagatagatagatagatagatagatagatagatagatagatagatagagagatagataatagatagatagatatagatatgagatagatagataataaacagatagatagatagatagatagatgatagatagatatagatatgagatagataggtagatagatagatagatagatagatagatgataaatagatagatagataatagatagataatagatagatgatagatagatatgagatagatagatgatagatagatagatatgagatagaaagatgatagatatagatagatgataaatagatgatagataataga from Ranitomeya variabilis isolate aRanVar5 chromosome 3, aRanVar5.hap1, whole genome shotgun sequence includes:
- the FUT4 gene encoding alpha-(1,3)-fucosyltransferase 4; translation: MRGESLLSFEQLRGWRPCRRGRWRTLKSQLLAVSLTCTLLLVYACTQDFLYNHTHFSILWGNPTQPKQVTLLIWYEPFGKRRRLGDCHILFNITGCQLTTNRSLSQDADAVLFHHRDIGEYGDFPITKRPANQKWIWMNFESPSHSPWLTTLGGVFNWTMSYRVDSDIFVPYGYFFSRKRAKIFLPRKRKLVAWVISNWNEDHERVQYYNQLREYIDIDIYGRYGMDLKNDNIVKTVTEYKFYLAFENSLHTDYITEKLWRNAFKSNAVPIVMGPSRYNYEMFIPRNSFIHVDDFSSPKKLAMYLRFLDKNTHMYRRYFTWKKRYDVHVTSFWDEHYCTACETVKASGDQYRTISDLAGWFES